In one Chryseobacterium camelliae genomic region, the following are encoded:
- a CDS encoding T9SS type A sorting domain-containing protein, producing MKKLYMGACFLCTVLSVSAQEVLWQKDIKSSTQDFLSQVTPTVDLQYLITGSSIQSKSQSQAASSQKQNNGYDFHLVKLNQQGEEVWEKYFSGKNHDYLSASLSTQDGGFLLAGTSYSGKGLDKKDDSKGGSDMWLIRINEFGDELWQKTIGTASDEEARAVIQTTDLGFFVAGNVQNSAKGYGSKDVLITKLDKNGKELSQIILGGKGLDEVEKMIPTRDGGILLGMYSRSSEVRDSGADSGSGTTTTNPVSRYPKSTNNYGEGDYWIIKLNKDGKVEWEKNYGGTGDDHLRTMAMTTSGFILGGESRSERSGNKSVGIEEGTDLWLISLNERGEEIWQKSYNFKNRDVLMGMHVILGHNEREKNKDLTKGILLGGYTQAEGRIETDDETFWMLYVDENGNEQWRKHVKGESRKREERLAAVAVNRDGSIILAGTSAEELGKENWKIVKLGDRQVDQLIEKQDIKIYPNPVSDYAYVEIGFDFKETDIVMYDMAGRQLQSLKTKNKVTKINTQPLIQGAYLITIKTDTNKTANAKLIKK from the coding sequence ATGAAAAAACTCTACATGGGTGCATGCTTCTTATGCACGGTTTTGAGCGTATCGGCTCAGGAAGTATTGTGGCAGAAAGATATCAAATCCTCTACTCAGGATTTTCTAAGCCAGGTGACTCCAACGGTAGATCTTCAGTACTTAATTACCGGAAGCTCCATTCAGTCTAAAAGCCAATCGCAAGCAGCCAGCAGCCAAAAGCAAAATAACGGTTACGATTTCCATTTGGTCAAACTGAACCAGCAGGGCGAAGAAGTCTGGGAAAAATATTTCTCAGGGAAGAACCATGATTACCTCTCTGCATCATTATCCACTCAGGATGGAGGTTTCCTTCTGGCAGGAACCTCTTATTCAGGAAAAGGTTTGGATAAAAAAGACGATTCCAAAGGAGGTTCGGATATGTGGCTGATCAGAATCAATGAATTCGGAGATGAGCTTTGGCAGAAAACCATAGGAACCGCATCTGATGAAGAAGCCAGAGCAGTGATCCAGACGACTGATTTAGGATTCTTTGTCGCAGGAAACGTTCAAAACTCTGCAAAAGGCTATGGTTCCAAAGATGTTCTGATTACCAAATTAGATAAAAACGGCAAAGAACTTTCTCAGATTATTTTGGGCGGAAAAGGCCTGGACGAAGTAGAGAAAATGATTCCGACGAGAGACGGGGGGATATTATTAGGAATGTATTCGAGGAGTTCCGAGGTTCGTGATTCGGGGGCAGATTCGGGTTCCGGAACTACCACCACGAATCCCGTATCCCGTTACCCCAAATCCACGAACAACTACGGTGAAGGTGACTACTGGATCATCAAGCTGAATAAAGACGGCAAAGTAGAATGGGAAAAGAACTATGGAGGAACTGGAGATGATCATCTAAGAACAATGGCAATGACCACTTCAGGATTTATCCTAGGAGGAGAAAGCCGTTCAGAAAGATCAGGAAATAAAAGCGTAGGCATTGAGGAAGGAACAGATCTTTGGCTGATCTCCTTAAACGAAAGAGGAGAAGAAATCTGGCAGAAATCCTACAACTTTAAAAACAGGGATGTTCTGATGGGAATGCATGTGATCTTAGGACATAATGAAAGAGAAAAGAATAAAGACTTAACCAAAGGTATTTTACTGGGAGGTTATACTCAGGCGGAAGGAAGAATCGAAACCGATGATGAGACTTTCTGGATGCTGTATGTGGATGAGAACGGAAATGAGCAGTGGAGAAAGCACGTGAAAGGAGAATCCAGAAAAAGAGAAGAACGGCTGGCAGCCGTGGCAGTTAATAGAGACGGCTCCATTATTCTGGCAGGAACCAGTGCTGAAGAATTAGGAAAAGAGAACTGGAAGATCGTAAAGCTGGGAGATCGGCAGGTAGACCAATTAATCGAGAAGCAGGATATCAAGATCTATCCTAACCCAGTATCCGATTATGCCTATGTAGAGATCGGTTTTGATTTCAAGGAAACAGATATTGTGATGTATGATATGGCGGGAAGACAGCTTCAGAGTTTAAAAACAAAGAATAAGGTAACGAAGATCAACACTCAGCCTTTAATTCAGGGAGCTTACCTGATCACCATTAAAACGGATACGAATAAAACGGCGAATGCTAAACTGATTAAGAAATAA
- a CDS encoding toprim domain-containing protein: MGITAELFFFSAANKNFKVSSNCRIDKIMDIAHPNLIRYLHERGLSEKVYPFIKELWFTTENKQLYAIGFKNNSDGWELKNAFYKGVLLKKDISLFSFFEKVESISKNETGKNIPYQKVAVFEGFTDALSFIEMQKSFQEDLLTLNSTLILKKTLALLDSYSEITLFLDNNPAGRACTSEIIKIFPNAIDFSHLYSDYKDLNQ, from the coding sequence ATGGGCATCACAGCAGAGCTTTTCTTCTTTTCAGCCGCAAACAAAAACTTTAAAGTCTCATCAAATTGTCGTATAGACAAGATTATGGATATTGCTCATCCTAATCTTATCCGCTATCTCCATGAAAGAGGTTTAAGTGAAAAAGTCTATCCTTTTATCAAAGAATTATGGTTTACTACTGAAAACAAACAGCTTTATGCAATAGGATTTAAGAATAATTCCGATGGTTGGGAGCTTAAAAACGCATTCTACAAAGGGGTCTTACTTAAAAAGGATATCTCCCTGTTTTCATTCTTTGAAAAAGTTGAATCAATCAGCAAGAACGAAACAGGAAAGAACATCCCTTACCAAAAAGTCGCCGTTTTTGAAGGCTTTACAGACGCCCTGTCTTTTATCGAAATGCAGAAATCTTTTCAAGAAGATTTATTGACATTAAATTCTACATTAATACTTAAAAAGACTTTAGCGCTACTTGACTCCTATTCTGAGATTACCCTGTTTTTGGATAATAATCCGGCAGGAAGAGCATGTACAAGTGAGATTATAAAGATATTTCCCAACGCTATAGATTTTTCTCACCTCTATTCTGATTACAAAGACCTGAACCAGTAA
- a CDS encoding SusC/RagA family TonB-linked outer membrane protein — translation MKNFTTVLKIAPAFLLASSIIHAQTKDSATKEKKIEEVVLVGYGKQKKSDLTGSITAISEKEFNKGAIVSADQLITGKAPGVRITNAGGSPDSAPNIRIRGGSSFSANNNPLIVIDGVPLDTSNPAGVGNPLNLINPNDIESFSILKDASATAIYGNRGSNGVIIIKTKRGGGKLKVSLNTNISVGTVTKYIDVMNADEFKNFINQNYPNYNYLLGVGGDSANPTQPGTIYNTDWQKVIYRNSVSSDNSLNVSGSLFNKVPTRLSVGYNRTEGVVKTSDYERFSTGLNISPSFFDNHLKIDVSLKGLFSKLNAIDDGGAIGGAINMNPTLPIYQSQTGLAGDPYNRFGGYYQNTVLKGNQYLIQGQSNPLAILMQRESPQKIAKFLGNAEINYKFHFLPDLRAVVNLGLEASRSNLKTVYSDNAVATYRNPQNSIAPNDYVFSPGIDYAEHQNIVNQTMDAYLVYEKRYSGFLSHFLVQGGYSYQNFKNDGYKDQYRYDDVTGVRVPNPGTTLNPNNRYYNVLNLQSFLGRANIDFYDKYLFTLNFRADASSLFQKGERWGYFPGVGFAWRVNKDFFNDSQTLKDLKLRLGWGRTGNADIVNIAGFYPSSPYFSIGGSNSQYFPGVGTYSALPFNPNLTWETANTWNGGIDFSFFRQERLSGSIDVYQRKTTSLLAKVPLPVGQGLTNEFTTNVGSLENKGVELNVTVIPVKMENLNWSVSGNFGYNDSKVVDLGEIQQVQAVESTLPIGTGVRLAYHTVGNQPYSAWVLQQVYDANGKPLDNVYVDRNNDGKITDDDRYYKAIRPRWTYGFGTSLTYKNWDLNAAFRGQIGGSIYNTRKLAQGYKSYTIPQNSQNLNNILTSTADSPFTLSDNLYFSDYFLEDASFLKLDNVTVGYLFKNVFKSTNVRVYASVNNVYTWTNYSGQDPENFTGIDNNFYPRPRTYTIGFNFNF, via the coding sequence GTGAAAAACTTTACGACAGTATTAAAAATTGCGCCTGCGTTTTTATTGGCCAGCTCAATAATTCATGCACAGACCAAAGACTCTGCTACCAAAGAAAAGAAAATAGAGGAGGTGGTGCTGGTAGGGTATGGAAAGCAAAAAAAATCGGATCTTACGGGTTCTATTACCGCTATTTCCGAGAAAGAGTTTAATAAGGGGGCTATCGTCTCAGCCGATCAGCTGATTACAGGTAAGGCTCCTGGGGTTAGGATTACAAACGCAGGAGGGTCGCCGGATTCCGCTCCGAATATTAGAATTAGGGGAGGGTCTTCATTTAGCGCGAACAATAATCCGTTAATTGTAATAGACGGGGTTCCTTTGGATACCAGTAACCCTGCTGGAGTCGGAAACCCGCTGAACCTGATAAACCCAAACGATATTGAATCTTTTTCCATACTAAAAGATGCTTCGGCAACGGCAATTTATGGAAACAGGGGATCCAATGGTGTTATTATTATTAAAACAAAAAGAGGAGGAGGTAAGCTTAAAGTAAGTTTGAATACGAATATCTCGGTCGGTACGGTAACAAAATACATTGATGTGATGAACGCCGACGAGTTTAAAAATTTTATTAATCAAAATTATCCCAATTATAACTATTTGTTAGGGGTTGGAGGAGATTCGGCAAATCCTACACAGCCGGGAACGATATATAATACGGATTGGCAGAAAGTCATTTATAGAAACTCTGTTTCTTCAGACAATAGCTTAAACGTTTCTGGAAGCTTGTTCAACAAAGTTCCGACGAGATTGTCTGTGGGGTATAACAGAACTGAAGGGGTTGTTAAAACCAGTGATTACGAAAGATTTTCAACAGGTTTGAATATTTCTCCTTCATTTTTTGATAATCACTTAAAAATTGATGTAAGTTTAAAAGGGCTTTTCTCAAAACTTAACGCAATTGATGATGGTGGGGCTATCGGAGGGGCTATAAATATGAACCCGACCCTTCCTATTTATCAGTCCCAGACAGGGTTGGCAGGAGATCCTTACAATAGATTCGGAGGCTATTATCAAAACACTGTTCTGAAAGGAAATCAATACCTGATTCAGGGGCAGAGTAATCCTTTAGCAATTCTGATGCAAAGAGAATCTCCGCAAAAAATTGCTAAGTTTTTGGGTAATGCGGAAATAAATTATAAGTTTCATTTTTTACCGGATTTAAGGGCGGTTGTGAACTTAGGATTGGAAGCTTCAAGATCTAATTTGAAAACGGTGTATTCGGATAATGCGGTGGCTACGTACAGGAACCCGCAAAATTCCATAGCTCCGAATGATTACGTATTCAGTCCCGGTATTGATTATGCGGAACATCAGAATATTGTAAATCAGACAATGGATGCCTACCTGGTGTATGAAAAAAGGTATTCGGGTTTCCTTTCTCACTTTTTGGTACAGGGAGGATACTCTTATCAGAACTTTAAAAATGACGGCTATAAAGACCAGTACAGATATGATGATGTGACGGGCGTAAGGGTTCCGAATCCGGGAACGACCTTAAATCCAAACAATAGATATTATAATGTGTTGAATTTGCAGTCATTCCTGGGAAGGGCAAATATTGATTTTTATGATAAATACTTATTTACGTTAAACTTCAGGGCAGATGCTTCTTCATTGTTTCAGAAAGGGGAAAGATGGGGGTACTTTCCGGGGGTAGGATTTGCTTGGAGAGTAAACAAAGATTTCTTCAACGACTCTCAGACCTTAAAAGATCTTAAGCTGAGGCTGGGATGGGGGAGAACGGGGAATGCGGATATTGTTAATATTGCAGGGTTTTATCCGTCAAGCCCTTACTTTTCAATCGGAGGTTCAAACTCACAGTATTTTCCGGGGGTGGGTACCTATAGTGCCTTACCATTTAATCCGAATTTAACTTGGGAAACTGCCAATACTTGGAATGGGGGAATTGATTTTTCATTTTTTAGACAGGAAAGACTGTCTGGAAGTATTGATGTGTACCAGAGAAAAACAACCAGTCTTCTGGCAAAAGTTCCGTTACCTGTAGGCCAGGGCCTTACGAATGAATTTACCACAAATGTAGGCTCATTGGAAAATAAAGGGGTTGAACTTAATGTAACGGTTATTCCGGTAAAAATGGAAAACTTAAATTGGTCGGTTTCGGGAAATTTTGGCTATAATGATTCTAAGGTAGTGGATTTGGGAGAGATTCAACAGGTCCAGGCGGTTGAAAGTACCCTGCCGATAGGAACCGGAGTGAGACTGGCTTACCATACTGTGGGCAATCAGCCGTACTCAGCATGGGTGTTGCAGCAGGTGTATGATGCAAATGGAAAACCGCTCGATAATGTGTATGTAGACAGAAATAATGACGGTAAAATCACGGACGACGACAGATACTATAAAGCTATAAGACCAAGATGGACCTATGGTTTCGGTACTTCTCTTACATATAAAAACTGGGATCTTAATGCGGCTTTCAGAGGACAGATTGGGGGAAGTATTTATAACACGAGAAAGCTGGCGCAGGGGTATAAAAGTTACACCATTCCGCAAAACTCACAAAACTTGAATAATATTTTAACCTCTACAGCAGATTCTCCGTTTACGTTATCTGATAATCTTTATTTCTCGGATTATTTCCTGGAAGATGCTTCTTTCTTGAAATTAGACAACGTTACAGTGGGGTATTTATTTAAAAATGTATTCAAAAGTACAAATGTAAGGGTATATGCTTCTGTAAATAATGTGTATACATGGACGAATTATTCAGGTCAGGACCCTGAAAACTTCACAGGTATTGATAATAATTTCTATCCGAGACCAAGAACGTACACCATTGGATTTAACTTTAATTTTTAA
- a CDS encoding RagB/SusD family nutrient uptake outer membrane protein, whose product MKNTKYKVLALLTFLAVNTACIDDLNTEPKVEQTLENLLAADPKAVEGLLSRLYASFALSSVEGPDKSDISGADPGESPFVRGLVNLQDFTADDMKNRWGDNGLDQLTTTTNWTSNNKFFKYVYDRIYYTVPQSTNLIRIMKSDNVNYANKNQVIDELRFLRALSYYYLIDLFGKGVLVTNENFNTTTLLPETSRKDLFSYVESELLAIESTLPATNSYGRANKSCVRMLLAKLYLNAEVYTGTARYNDAATYINKIINEGGYQLEPNIRKNFSSDNNTSKEIIFPLLADAVSSQSFGNTTYLVNGSISTETMVPADFGAAEGWAGHRATKAWYGLFGNSIADLQASTDARAKLFWTQGHNWEMNDYKTWADGLPSDKFWNKDSNGVGGAIKFSSTDFPLFRLADVYLMYAECALRGATGTTVPQGLTYVNLVRARAGATQLASITLDGVLDERARELNFEGMRRQDLIRFGKFTGGTYLWPWKGGVKNGTSISDNYKVFPIPSSALQSNPNLTQNPGY is encoded by the coding sequence ATGAAAAATACTAAATATAAAGTACTGGCTCTTTTAACGTTCTTAGCTGTAAACACGGCTTGTATAGACGATTTGAACACGGAGCCTAAAGTAGAACAAACACTGGAGAACCTTTTGGCTGCAGATCCTAAGGCTGTAGAAGGTTTGCTGTCTAGATTATATGCAAGTTTTGCCCTTTCGAGTGTAGAGGGTCCGGATAAGTCTGACATTTCGGGAGCTGACCCCGGAGAGTCGCCGTTTGTAAGGGGATTGGTAAATCTTCAGGATTTTACTGCTGATGATATGAAAAACAGATGGGGAGACAATGGATTGGATCAGTTGACAACGACTACGAACTGGACTTCAAATAATAAATTTTTTAAATACGTGTATGATAGAATTTATTATACGGTTCCTCAATCGACCAATTTAATTCGTATCATGAAAAGTGATAACGTTAATTATGCGAATAAAAACCAGGTTATAGACGAGTTAAGGTTTTTAAGAGCTTTATCCTATTATTACTTAATTGATTTATTTGGAAAGGGAGTGTTGGTAACCAACGAGAACTTTAATACCACTACACTTTTACCGGAAACTTCCAGGAAAGACCTTTTCAGCTATGTGGAGAGCGAATTACTGGCAATAGAATCAACCTTGCCCGCAACAAACTCATATGGAAGAGCTAATAAGTCGTGTGTAAGAATGCTTTTAGCCAAATTATATCTGAATGCGGAAGTGTATACGGGAACGGCAAGATATAATGACGCGGCAACCTATATCAATAAAATTATAAATGAAGGCGGTTATCAGCTGGAGCCTAATATCAGAAAGAATTTTTCTTCAGATAATAATACCTCTAAGGAGATTATTTTCCCGCTGTTGGCAGATGCGGTTTCCAGCCAGAGTTTTGGTAATACGACATACCTTGTTAACGGAAGCATAAGTACGGAAACGATGGTTCCTGCAGATTTCGGGGCAGCAGAAGGCTGGGCCGGGCATAGAGCTACAAAAGCATGGTACGGGCTATTCGGAAATAGCATTGCAGATCTTCAGGCAAGTACGGATGCTAGAGCTAAATTGTTCTGGACTCAGGGGCACAACTGGGAAATGAATGACTATAAGACTTGGGCCGATGGCTTGCCGTCCGATAAATTTTGGAATAAGGATTCCAACGGAGTGGGAGGGGCAATTAAATTCTCATCCACAGATTTCCCGTTGTTCAGATTAGCGGATGTTTATCTGATGTATGCGGAATGTGCACTGAGAGGAGCAACAGGAACTACTGTGCCTCAGGGTTTAACCTATGTAAACCTTGTCAGAGCAAGAGCTGGGGCAACTCAGCTGGCATCAATAACTTTAGATGGGGTTTTAGATGAAAGAGCAAGAGAATTAAATTTCGAAGGAATGAGAAGACAGGATCTGATCAGGTTTGGGAAATTTACAGGAGGAACTTATCTATGGCCATGGAAAGGCGGGGTAAAAAACGGAACTTCAATTTCGGATAACTATAAGGTATTCCCGATCCCTAGTTCTGCTTTGCAGTCGAATCCTAATTTAACGCAAAACCCTGGGTATTAA
- a CDS encoding SusE domain-containing protein codes for MKNIFKIFLVAIVSYFIVSCREEDDKVVLNHMSDGSLAVNKTSVILDETIADQAALTFTYANPTFNPNVTFSNTVELAAAGTNFSTVASETVSMDQKTFSLTHLQLNTMLATLNIAPNVAKPIEIRLKSSLNATTAYYSNVIKVNMTGYTPNPDLIYPKINVPGGYAGAAGYADWTPANSPNLFSPGKDDKYRGFIYVTAPNSEYKFTINQDWAGDKGDDGTLTGKLVETNEVNLKAVAAGTYYINVNWVANTYSVATANFGVIGDATPTGWGSDTDFVYNPTTKTYVINSIVLSNTGVFKFRANDDWAMKFQPSSADETLASGMAVRSYLNSEGTVTGDPGYKVSQAGNYKIELDLHNSAYYKLTITKL; via the coding sequence ATGAAAAATATTTTCAAAATATTTCTGGTAGCAATAGTGAGTTACTTTATTGTTTCTTGTAGAGAAGAAGATGATAAAGTTGTACTTAATCATATGTCTGATGGAAGTTTGGCCGTAAATAAGACATCTGTAATTCTTGATGAAACAATTGCTGATCAGGCTGCGCTTACTTTTACCTATGCAAACCCGACATTCAATCCGAATGTTACATTTTCAAATACGGTAGAGCTTGCTGCTGCAGGAACTAATTTTAGTACTGTGGCAAGTGAAACGGTCTCAATGGATCAGAAAACGTTCTCTTTGACTCATTTGCAGTTGAATACAATGTTAGCAACCTTGAATATTGCTCCGAATGTTGCAAAACCAATTGAAATCAGATTAAAATCAAGCTTGAATGCTACCACTGCTTATTATTCGAATGTAATAAAAGTGAATATGACGGGATATACTCCGAATCCTGACCTGATTTATCCTAAAATCAATGTGCCGGGAGGTTATGCCGGAGCAGCGGGCTATGCCGATTGGACACCTGCAAATTCTCCGAACTTATTCTCGCCTGGTAAAGATGATAAATACAGAGGGTTTATTTATGTTACGGCACCAAATAGCGAATATAAATTTACAATCAATCAGGATTGGGCAGGAGATAAAGGTGATGATGGAACGCTTACGGGAAAATTGGTAGAAACAAATGAAGTTAACCTAAAAGCTGTAGCTGCAGGAACATATTATATTAATGTTAATTGGGTGGCTAATACATATTCTGTTGCAACGGCAAACTTTGGGGTGATTGGTGATGCAACACCTACGGGATGGGGTTCAGATACGGATTTTGTTTACAATCCAACTACGAAAACTTATGTAATTAATTCAATTGTTTTATCAAATACGGGAGTGTTTAAATTTAGGGCGAATGATGACTGGGCGATGAAGTTTCAGCCGTCAAGTGCGGATGAAACGTTGGCTTCGGGTATGGCAGTTAGATCTTACTTAAACTCGGAAGGCACTGTAACGGGAGATCCCGGTTACAAAGTTTCTCAGGCAGGTAATTATAAAATAGAATTGGACTTGCATAATTCAGCTTATTATAAGCTAACGATCACAAAATTGTAA
- a CDS encoding glycoside hydrolase family 97 protein, whose protein sequence is MKKITVGALLLSMMFAGVNAQSLKSPDGKFEMDFQLKQGVPYYNLKYNGKTVVEDSKLGLRLFKDTSVKFASEIAKPEDAKFDLNNGFTKVDEKRDSKNETWQPVLGEKKNYINQYNELAVTLNQASTDRSIVVKFRLFNDGLGFRYEFPQQKNLNYFVIREEDSEVDFPTDMKAWWMVADYDSQEYQYQETKVSEIPGRWAKAMDANTSQKLIKNAVQSPLMLKKEGKEPLYINVAEAAVLNYPVSHLEVDAQDFKFKTHLTADRQGAKGYIQTPSVTPWRTIIVSPKAEEVMASKMLFNLNEPTKYTDTSYIHPTKYMGVWWEMIIGKSQWAYSTEENVHIGKTDFSKLTPNGKHAANNTKVKEYIDFAAENGFQGLLIEGWNVGWEDWFGHSKEFVFDFITPYPDFDIKMLNEYAHSKGIKLIMHHETSGSATNYERWADQAFQLMKKYGYDAVKTGYVGDIIPRGEHHYSQWTINHYYRIAEKANEYKIMVNSHESVRPTGESRTYPNYISAEAARGTEYEAFGGNNADHQTILPFTRWMGGSMDYTPGIFQTKLDYYFPGDKRFVKTTLVKQLALYVTMYMPLQMAADLPENYKKHMDAFQFIKDVAADWDDTKILSAEPGDYVVTARKAKGTENWFVGGITDENKREYTVDFSFLDKGRKYEAVIYEDGKDADYINNPQSYNIYKKEINSKSKINFKMARSGGFAISIRPAK, encoded by the coding sequence ATGAAGAAAATTACAGTTGGAGCGTTATTGCTCTCAATGATGTTTGCGGGTGTTAATGCACAATCTTTAAAATCGCCGGACGGAAAATTTGAAATGGATTTTCAGTTGAAGCAGGGTGTTCCGTATTACAATCTTAAATACAATGGTAAAACGGTAGTCGAAGATTCCAAACTGGGATTGAGGTTATTTAAAGACACTTCGGTAAAATTTGCATCAGAAATTGCCAAGCCGGAAGATGCCAAATTTGATTTGAATAACGGTTTTACGAAAGTTGACGAAAAACGGGATTCAAAAAACGAAACCTGGCAGCCGGTTTTAGGAGAAAAGAAAAATTACATCAATCAGTATAATGAATTGGCGGTTACCCTGAATCAGGCTTCTACAGACAGAAGCATTGTGGTAAAGTTCCGCTTGTTCAATGACGGTTTAGGTTTCAGATATGAATTTCCGCAGCAGAAAAACCTGAATTATTTCGTCATCAGGGAAGAAGATTCTGAAGTTGACTTTCCAACCGATATGAAAGCGTGGTGGATGGTTGCAGATTACGATTCTCAGGAATATCAGTATCAGGAAACGAAGGTTTCTGAAATTCCGGGAAGATGGGCGAAAGCTATGGATGCGAATACCTCTCAGAAGCTAATTAAAAATGCGGTGCAGTCTCCGTTGATGCTGAAAAAAGAAGGAAAAGAGCCTTTGTATATCAATGTGGCGGAAGCTGCGGTGCTGAATTACCCCGTTTCCCACTTGGAAGTAGATGCCCAGGATTTTAAATTCAAAACCCATCTTACCGCAGACAGGCAGGGTGCAAAAGGATATATCCAGACCCCTTCTGTAACCCCTTGGAGAACCATTATCGTTTCGCCGAAAGCAGAAGAGGTGATGGCTTCCAAAATGCTCTTTAACCTGAATGAGCCTACGAAATATACGGATACTTCTTACATTCATCCTACAAAATATATGGGAGTATGGTGGGAAATGATTATCGGAAAATCTCAGTGGGCATATTCTACAGAAGAGAATGTACATATCGGTAAAACAGATTTCTCAAAGCTGACTCCAAACGGAAAACATGCTGCCAATAACACAAAAGTAAAAGAATATATTGATTTTGCGGCAGAAAACGGGTTTCAGGGCTTACTAATTGAAGGCTGGAATGTCGGTTGGGAAGACTGGTTCGGTCATTCAAAAGAATTTGTTTTTGATTTTATTACCCCTTACCCCGATTTTGATATTAAGATGCTGAATGAATATGCCCATTCAAAAGGGATTAAATTAATCATGCACCATGAAACGTCGGGTTCTGCAACAAACTATGAACGATGGGCAGACCAGGCATTTCAGCTGATGAAAAAATATGGCTATGATGCGGTGAAGACCGGGTATGTAGGTGATATTATTCCTAGGGGAGAGCATCATTATTCTCAGTGGACAATCAATCACTATTATAGAATTGCTGAAAAAGCGAATGAGTATAAGATTATGGTCAATTCTCACGAATCGGTGCGTCCTACAGGAGAAAGCCGTACCTACCCGAATTATATTTCTGCAGAAGCGGCTCGTGGAACCGAATATGAGGCTTTTGGAGGGAATAATGCGGACCATCAGACCATTCTTCCGTTTACAAGATGGATGGGAGGGTCTATGGACTACACACCGGGAATTTTCCAGACAAAACTAGACTACTATTTCCCGGGAGATAAACGCTTTGTAAAAACTACGTTGGTCAAGCAGTTGGCATTGTATGTTACCATGTATATGCCTCTTCAGATGGCTGCAGATTTACCTGAAAACTACAAAAAACATATGGATGCTTTTCAGTTTATCAAAGATGTGGCAGCGGATTGGGACGATACTAAAATCTTATCGGCAGAACCCGGTGATTATGTAGTGACGGCCAGAAAAGCTAAAGGGACTGAAAACTGGTTTGTAGGAGGAATCACTGATGAAAATAAACGGGAGTATACAGTAGACTTTTCTTTTCTGGACAAAGGAAGAAAATATGAAGCAGTAATCTATGAAGATGGAAAAGATGCAGATTATATTAATAATCCTCAGAGCTATAACATTTATAAAAAAGAGATCAACAGCAAATCGAAGATCAATTTTAAAATGGCAAGAAGCGGAGGTTTTGCAATTTCGATTAGACCTGCGAAATAA